One Helianthus annuus cultivar XRQ/B chromosome 7, HanXRQr2.0-SUNRISE, whole genome shotgun sequence genomic region harbors:
- the LOC110894595 gene encoding NAC domain-containing protein 86, with protein MAPVSLPPGFRFHPTDEELVAYYLKRKINGRKIELEVIPEVDLYKCEPWDLPGKSLLPNKDLEWYFFSPRDRKYPNGSRTNRATKGGYWKATGKDRNVSSQSRVVGLKKTLVYYRGRAPHGARSDWVMHEYRLDERECESESGLKLQDAYSLCRVFKKSLNAPKTNDGVNSAAAVSGNSSSMDHYSEGGIVEDMMENCNAQAPMLSSISNINHGSPYASSDGRWMQYLTEEAYTLSNPSFTNCGNAYYPPSKADIGLECARMQQRLSMPPLQVQDLQQQGATSYVDLMNMPQTSSSIQDFTTSNGPQQDILQEILSVAQVSQDLINQNAWGGSYSGHHEDDFSFLANNDSNINQMQDVGWSRFVGDDHSMRSIEVGGADEHHGTDRMVENLRWVGMSNKEHDLTFWDDYKTVPLENIPSIKREEHEVQVAGDSSIHNNLEITEDPFSNNNFLDGSDLDDFTTTPNYQIYEKTKASHGLIVSTRHVSKTFFHEIVPSEIGKVQLNLGMVYDQEVVKSFGGPKPDKRVITRQNKGVSLTARSEVTIKTTMSPFVNLVFLWIYCFFHEESNNCDMKFKDDYEEEQEGRSISNVVLEKVIWPCVTLALAFSTIWVHHKY; from the exons ATGGCACCAGTTTCATTGCCTCCAGGCTTCCGATTTCATCCCACCGATGAAGAGCTTGTCGCTTACTATCTAAAGAGAAAAATAAATGGACGTAAAATCGAACTCGAAGTTATCCCTGAAGTTGATCTCTACAAATGCGAACCATGGGATTTACCAG GGAAATCGCTTTTGCCAAACAAAGATCTAGAATGGTATTTCTTTAGTCCAAGAGATCGTAAATACCCGAACGGATCAAGGACAAACCGAGCCACGAAAGGCGGGTATTGGAAGGCAACCGGCAAGGACAGGAATGTTAGTTCACAATCACGGGTAGTTGGGCTGAAGAAAACCCTAGTTTACTATAGAGGGAGAGCACCTCATGGTGCTCGAAGCGATTGGGTTATGCATGAGTACCGCCTTGATGAGCGAGAATGCGAAAGTGAATCCGGACTTAAG TTGCAGGATGCTTATTCGCTTTGCCGTGTGTTTAAGAAGAGTTTGAATGCTCCAAAGACGAACGATGGAGTAAATTCTGCTGCCGCGGTAAGTGGTAACTCATCAAGTATGGATCATTATTCAGAGGGAGGAATTGTTGAAGATATGATGGAGAATTGCAATGCTCAAGCACCCATGCTTTCATCTATATCTAACATAAACCATGGATCCCCATATGCCTCAAGTGATGGGAGATGGATGCAATACCTAACAGAAGAAGCATATACTCTCTCAAATCCAAGTTTTACTAACTGTGGGAATGCTTATTATCCTCCATCCAAG GCTGATATAGGGTTAGAATGTGCAAGGATGCAACAAAGGTTATCAATGCCTCCATTGCAGGTACAAGATCTCCAACAGCAAGGAGCTACTAGCTATGTGGATTTAATGAACATGCCACAGACAAGTAGCAGCATTCAAGACTTTACAACTTCCAATGGTCCTCAACAGGACATTTTGCAGGAAATCCTTTCGGTAGCTCAAGTTTCACAGGATCTCATCAATCAGAATGCTTGGGGCGGATCCTATTCCGGTCATCACGAAGATGATTTCTCGTTTCTAGCAAATAATGATAGCAACATTAATCAAATGCAAGATGTGGGCTGGTCTAGGTTCGTTGGAGATGATCACAGTATGAGGTCTATAGAGGTTGGTGGTGCAGATGAACATCATGGAACTGATAGAATggttgagaatttaagatgggTTGGTATGTCTAACAAGGAACATGACCTG ACGTTTTGGGACGATTACAAGACTGTTCCGTTGGAAAATATACCAAGTATTAAGAGGGAGGAGCATGAGGTTCAAG TTGCAGGAGATAGCAGCATACACAACAACTTGGAAATCACCGAAGACCCCTTCTCAAACAATAACTTCTTAGACGGATCCGATTTGGATGACTTCACCACCACCCCAAACTACCAAATTTACGAGAAAACTAAAGCCAGTCACGGGTTGATCGTGTCAACCCGACATGTTTCAAAAACATTCTTTCACGAAATCGTCCCTTCTGAAATCGGCAAGGTTCAACTGAACCTGGGAATGGTATATGACCAGGAAGTAGTTAAGTCCTTTGGCGGGCCGAAGCCTGACAAGAGAGTTATAACACGACAAAACAAAGGAGTATCACTGACGGCTAGATCCGAAGTAACTATTAAGACTACAATGAGCCCTTTTGTCAACTTGGTTTTTCTGTGGATATATTGTTTTTTTCATGAGGAATCAAACAATTGTGATATGAAGTTCAAAGATGATTATGAAGAGGAACAAGAAGGACGAAGCATATCAAATGTGGTTTTGGAGAAGGTGATATGGCCATGTGTGACCTTGGCTTTGGCATTTTCTACCATTTGGGTACATCATAAGTACTAA